Proteins from a genomic interval of Xylocopa sonorina isolate GNS202 chromosome 6, iyXylSono1_principal, whole genome shotgun sequence:
- the LOC143424488 gene encoding sodium-independent sulfate anion transporter isoform X1, with protein sequence MVCPLRLNEIEGTSFIMALDAINKKKWNSKGGQFSKFLRKRIPIIGWLPTYNSEYFFNDAIAGITVGLTVMPQGLAYATLAGLEPQYGLYSAFMGAMVYIVFGSCKDITIGPTALMALMTHEYVQGRNADFAILLAFLCGCLQILMAFLRLGVLIDFISIPVTVGFTSATSVIIVVSQLKGLLGLKISSQGFLDTLTKVLQNIHKTSLWDTGMSFSCIAILLLFRKMKDIKLRSNNEKPNRYQKILMKMIWLISTARNAVIVIVCSGIAYKLNSTESGSPFILTGPVRSGLPPFGLPPFSTQVKNHTLSFTEMCSELGASIALVPIIGVLGNVAIAKAFANGGKVDATQELITLGICNVLGSCASAMPVTGSFSRSAVNHASGVKTPMAGLYTGILILLAVTLLTPYFYFIPKASLSAVIICAVIYMIEYQVVKLIWKTSKKDLIPMLVTFLFCLIIGVEYGILLGVGTNLIFLLYPSARPTIHIDKCTTISGADYLLVTPGNSLYFPAIDFIKKSVGNAGIKQGSSQIPVVVDCRYILGADFTAAKGIATLIHEFNNRKQGLYFYNPRSDVIAVLKGACEEEFQYISTQDELSYLLSTHQDKTSQQLLEITRDKSNEPLMLSSPEIVHRNNRSCHELNEVTTTLLHATAS encoded by the exons ATGGTATGTCCTTTGCGCTTGAACGAAA TCGAAGGTACTTCATTTATAATGGCCCTCGACGcgataaataaaaagaaatggaACTCGAAAGGCGGACAATTTAGTAAATTTCTTAGGAAACGAATACCTATTATTGGATGGTTGCCGACATATAATTCTGAATATTTTTTTAACGATGCTATCGCCGGCATCACCGTCGGCCTTACCGTCATGCCGCAAGGCCTTGCTTATGCCACTTTAGCTGGCTTAGAACCTCAG TATGGTCTCTATTCTGCGTTTATGGGAGCTATGGTATATATAGTATTTGGTTCATGCAAGGATATCACAATTGGGCCCACTGCTCTTATGGCACTGATGACTCATGAATATGTGCAGGGTAGAAATGCAGATTTTGCAATACTGTTAGCTTTTTTGTGCGGTTGCTTGCAAATACTGATGGCCTTCCTACGGTTAG GAGTGCTTATAGACTTCATTTCCATACCAGTCACGGTTGGCTTCACCTCCGCTACATCTGTTATAATTGTAGTTTCTCAATTAAAAGGACTTTTAGGATTAAAAATCTCTTCTCAAGGGTTTCTAGATACTCTGACAAAAGTGCTACAAAATATTCATAAAACTAGTTTATGGGATACTGGGATGAGTTTCTCCTGTATCGCTATCTTGTTATTATTTAGG aaAATGAAAGATATCAAGTTACGTTCAAATAATGAAAAACCGAATAGATATCAGAAGATACTTATGAAAATGATATGGTTGATATCAACAGCTAGAAATGCTGTCATTGTTATTGTTTGTTCTGGTATTGCTTACAAACTGAACTCTACAGAATCTGGTTCTCCATTCATTCTTACTGGCCCCGTTAGGTCTGGTCTTCCACCTTTTGGTTTACCACCTTTCTCAACACAAGTAAAAAACCATACGTTAAGTTTCACTGAAATGTGCTCAGAATTGGGGGCATCTATAGCACTGGTACCTATAATCGGAGTTCTTGGAAATGTAGCAATAGCAAAAGCATTTGCGAATGGTGGCAAAGTAGATGCTACTCAAGAACTAATTACTTTAGGAATTTGTAATGTTCTTGGGTCCTGTGCAAGTGCAATGCCGGTTACTGGCTCTTTCAGTAGGTCTGCAGTAAATCATGCCAGTGGTGTAAAAACACCGATGGCTGGTTTGTACACTGGAATATTAATATTGCTGGCAGTAACTTTACTGACaccatatttttattttataccaAAGG CTTCCTTATCCGCAGTCATTATCTGTGCAGTAATATATATGATTGAGTATCAAGTTGTAAAACTTATATGGAAAACAAGCAAAAAAGACTTGATCCCGATGCTTGTTACATTTTTGTTCTGTTTGATTATTGGAGTTGAGTATGGAATTTTATTGGGTGTAGGAACGAATCTTATATTCCTATTGTATCCTTCTGCACGACCTACAATACATATTGACAAATGTACA ACCATCTCTGGGGCTGACTATCTCTTAGTTACACCAGGAAACAGCCTTTACTTTCCTGCTATTGACTTTATTAAAAAGTCAGTTGGTAATGCTGGTATAAAACAAGGTTCTAGTCAAATTCCAGTTGTAGTTGATTGTAGATATATCTTAGGGGCCGATTTTACTGCTGCAAAG GGAATAGCAACATTGATACACGAATTTAACAATCGAAAACAAggtttatatttttataatccACGATCGGATGTTATCGCTGTACTTAAAGGAGCCTGCGAAGAAGAATTTCAGTACATATCTACTCAGGACGAATTATCATATTTATTATCGACACATCAAG atAAAACATCACAACAACTTTTGGAAATAACGCGTGATAAATCAAACGAACCTCTGATGCTTAGTAGTCCTGAAATCGTTCATCGAAATAATCGTTCATGCCATGAACTTAATGAAGTTACCACCACATTGTTGCATGCCACGGCTAGTTAA
- the LOC143424488 gene encoding sodium-independent sulfate anion transporter isoform X2, with amino-acid sequence MALDAINKKKWNSKGGQFSKFLRKRIPIIGWLPTYNSEYFFNDAIAGITVGLTVMPQGLAYATLAGLEPQYGLYSAFMGAMVYIVFGSCKDITIGPTALMALMTHEYVQGRNADFAILLAFLCGCLQILMAFLRLGVLIDFISIPVTVGFTSATSVIIVVSQLKGLLGLKISSQGFLDTLTKVLQNIHKTSLWDTGMSFSCIAILLLFRKMKDIKLRSNNEKPNRYQKILMKMIWLISTARNAVIVIVCSGIAYKLNSTESGSPFILTGPVRSGLPPFGLPPFSTQVKNHTLSFTEMCSELGASIALVPIIGVLGNVAIAKAFANGGKVDATQELITLGICNVLGSCASAMPVTGSFSRSAVNHASGVKTPMAGLYTGILILLAVTLLTPYFYFIPKASLSAVIICAVIYMIEYQVVKLIWKTSKKDLIPMLVTFLFCLIIGVEYGILLGVGTNLIFLLYPSARPTIHIDKCTTISGADYLLVTPGNSLYFPAIDFIKKSVGNAGIKQGSSQIPVVVDCRYILGADFTAAKGIATLIHEFNNRKQGLYFYNPRSDVIAVLKGACEEEFQYISTQDELSYLLSTHQDKTSQQLLEITRDKSNEPLMLSSPEIVHRNNRSCHELNEVTTTLLHATAS; translated from the exons ATGGCCCTCGACGcgataaataaaaagaaatggaACTCGAAAGGCGGACAATTTAGTAAATTTCTTAGGAAACGAATACCTATTATTGGATGGTTGCCGACATATAATTCTGAATATTTTTTTAACGATGCTATCGCCGGCATCACCGTCGGCCTTACCGTCATGCCGCAAGGCCTTGCTTATGCCACTTTAGCTGGCTTAGAACCTCAG TATGGTCTCTATTCTGCGTTTATGGGAGCTATGGTATATATAGTATTTGGTTCATGCAAGGATATCACAATTGGGCCCACTGCTCTTATGGCACTGATGACTCATGAATATGTGCAGGGTAGAAATGCAGATTTTGCAATACTGTTAGCTTTTTTGTGCGGTTGCTTGCAAATACTGATGGCCTTCCTACGGTTAG GAGTGCTTATAGACTTCATTTCCATACCAGTCACGGTTGGCTTCACCTCCGCTACATCTGTTATAATTGTAGTTTCTCAATTAAAAGGACTTTTAGGATTAAAAATCTCTTCTCAAGGGTTTCTAGATACTCTGACAAAAGTGCTACAAAATATTCATAAAACTAGTTTATGGGATACTGGGATGAGTTTCTCCTGTATCGCTATCTTGTTATTATTTAGG aaAATGAAAGATATCAAGTTACGTTCAAATAATGAAAAACCGAATAGATATCAGAAGATACTTATGAAAATGATATGGTTGATATCAACAGCTAGAAATGCTGTCATTGTTATTGTTTGTTCTGGTATTGCTTACAAACTGAACTCTACAGAATCTGGTTCTCCATTCATTCTTACTGGCCCCGTTAGGTCTGGTCTTCCACCTTTTGGTTTACCACCTTTCTCAACACAAGTAAAAAACCATACGTTAAGTTTCACTGAAATGTGCTCAGAATTGGGGGCATCTATAGCACTGGTACCTATAATCGGAGTTCTTGGAAATGTAGCAATAGCAAAAGCATTTGCGAATGGTGGCAAAGTAGATGCTACTCAAGAACTAATTACTTTAGGAATTTGTAATGTTCTTGGGTCCTGTGCAAGTGCAATGCCGGTTACTGGCTCTTTCAGTAGGTCTGCAGTAAATCATGCCAGTGGTGTAAAAACACCGATGGCTGGTTTGTACACTGGAATATTAATATTGCTGGCAGTAACTTTACTGACaccatatttttattttataccaAAGG CTTCCTTATCCGCAGTCATTATCTGTGCAGTAATATATATGATTGAGTATCAAGTTGTAAAACTTATATGGAAAACAAGCAAAAAAGACTTGATCCCGATGCTTGTTACATTTTTGTTCTGTTTGATTATTGGAGTTGAGTATGGAATTTTATTGGGTGTAGGAACGAATCTTATATTCCTATTGTATCCTTCTGCACGACCTACAATACATATTGACAAATGTACA ACCATCTCTGGGGCTGACTATCTCTTAGTTACACCAGGAAACAGCCTTTACTTTCCTGCTATTGACTTTATTAAAAAGTCAGTTGGTAATGCTGGTATAAAACAAGGTTCTAGTCAAATTCCAGTTGTAGTTGATTGTAGATATATCTTAGGGGCCGATTTTACTGCTGCAAAG GGAATAGCAACATTGATACACGAATTTAACAATCGAAAACAAggtttatatttttataatccACGATCGGATGTTATCGCTGTACTTAAAGGAGCCTGCGAAGAAGAATTTCAGTACATATCTACTCAGGACGAATTATCATATTTATTATCGACACATCAAG atAAAACATCACAACAACTTTTGGAAATAACGCGTGATAAATCAAACGAACCTCTGATGCTTAGTAGTCCTGAAATCGTTCATCGAAATAATCGTTCATGCCATGAACTTAATGAAGTTACCACCACATTGTTGCATGCCACGGCTAGTTAA
- the Mwh gene encoding multiple wing hairs, with translation MAPNAEEELLMVKPWGPQPEKERLRPPTYNAEDYANALRRWGRRPLGSVQDSQGTLPSTTSSSSGYASGSGEMTLRQFTSVSELLEKLRADLRLAFPSFVQEFASPPADGITLLLETLRGVQLAQSSPPSSGHTGPRVGTRRAARDELGCVECLAACTERCTDAPRLLVQAQPGLLALAVCLTSSLNRSRVLALQLLTKVCQTPGGHAAVSEAVSTLRLKYGEGGRFRFLAGALLAPRAAIALRVAGVSFLNAFLKSAPRTQTRLYIQAEACEAGLEPQVLQEWLKELDGREEDALNDVLRKVVQKWTQNCVDVDALQRRVVRAEETCRILGKKVSALQTQLQQLQWEKLNNYNLEGREKMTGLGTKQSPKMSSNAEDEGISSSERSSSPENTKHQSRANHQKINSSPDNDQETTIDDVIEELRIIVKDAEEEIDEKNHEQNRIDRADQDFSNGNLHRNNSKMSLNHSETYIYEKVLKRDHQTDNKITKSNAGSNVSQSMVKGEQVTYFGNDRDYSADSCGGRKANSETRRVSKSSVEGSVKIVVKGPDVEEAIVPTILHPQPPRRSPPCLSAIMAVRHCDFIDQEEVYNSHDEDIEEETLGDGSDSLLSASRLKYNGKGQAYEEQIGNPDVDHFQKQSNNRKETENETDGKLKKSFGDVRRFSENEIKEKKTIRNYETSYNAKNRTSNETKSNRQTEGFSQRHSSKFRSEVEKRKLLRRSSSHDYLESNTSSPRSKRSNRSRVESHIRKFESLNSFDEHRSLQSYGRPGSSENLSKQEHLFGEENLKNRMRRSESFHHVSHIAKKDQCSTQGGSDSGLFYITDFNLEPLMTRRSGSSEAPKSPSLLTKSLDRIDEGLDSLVDIVITEEKNQWNSSKYRTKTRKSQDERTLVRSKSSRLENSKSCIELGSKGRKEESKSIHLKNDEFYSGHVNNKQLRSDELYEEQKNSKWNEPSSIRKNNEMDFDCTPTILTKNGIRHNSFCQNENMANRFSNKSVDSGIFAGRTYDTFGLGKTRFNAGKYSGNQQIKENPIGRRNTTSSAVGNRGKVTDVVSGLY, from the exons CTTCGTTCAGGAATTCGCCTCGCCGCCTGCCGACGGAATTACATTACTGCTGGAGACGTTACGCGGTGTTCAATTGGCCCAAAGTTCACCACCCTCTTCCGGTCACACGGGTCCACGAGTCGGCACCAGAAGAGCTGCCCGCGACGAGCTTGGCTGCGTCGAATGCCTGGCCGCCTGCACCGAACGATGCACCGACGCGCCTAGGCTCCTGGTGCAAGCTCAACCAGGCCTCCTCGCTCTCGCTGTTTGTCTGACTAGCAGCTTGAACCGGTCCCGAGTCCTAGCTCTCCAG CTACTGACGAAAGTCTGCCAAACTCCAGGCGGACACGCAGCAGTCTCAGAGGCTGTCTCGACTCTGAGATTGAAATACGGCGAGGGTGGACGATTTCGTTTTCTGGCTGGCGCGCTTCTGGCTCCCAGGGCGGCGATCGCGCTGAGAGTCGCAGGAGTCTCGTTCCTGAACGCCTTCCTGAAATCGGCGCCGCGAACGCAGACCAGATTGTACATTCAG GCTGAAGCCTGCGAAGCTGGACTAGAGCCGCAGGTCCTTCAAGAATGGCTGAAGGAATTGGACGGTAGGGAGGAGGACGCTTTAAACGACGTGCTCCGTAAGGTGGTTCAGAAGTGGACGCAGAACTGCGTGGACGTGGACGCCCTGCAGCGAAGGGTCGTACGTGCCGAGGAAACATGCAGGATCCTCGGCAAAAAGGTTTCGGCTCTCCAGACGCAGCTACAGCAGCTGCAATGGGAGAAGTTGAACAATTATAACCTGGAGGGCCGTGAGAAGATGACGGGGCTCGGCACGAAGCAGTCTCCAAAGATGTCCTCGAACGCCGAGGACGAGGGCATTAGCTCGTCCGAGAGATCGAGCAGCCCGGAGAACACGAAGCATCAGTCGCGGGCGAATCATCAGAAAATCAATTCGTCTCCGGATAACGATCAGGAGACGACGATAGATGACGTGATCGAGGAACTGAGGATTATCGTGAAGGACGCGGAAGAGGAGATCGATGAAAAGAACCACGAGCAGAATCGAATAGATCGTGCCGATCAAGATTTCTCGAATGGCAACCTCCATAGAAATAACTCGAAGATGTCGTTGAACCATTCGGAGACTTACATTTACGAGAAAGTGTTGAAAAGAGATCACCAAACGGATAACAAGATTACCAAGTCCAACGCGGGTTCAAATGTCTCTCAGAGTATGGTCAAAGGGGAACAGGTAACGTATTTTGGTAACGATCGAGATTACAGTGCAGATTCTTGTGGTGGCAGGAAAGCAAACTCGGAAACGCGCAGAGTTTCCAAGTCGTCGGTGGAAGGTAGCGTGAAGATCGTCGTAAAGGGGCCGGATGTCGAAGAAGCGATCGTCCCGACTATTTTACATCCTCAACCACCTAGAAGATCACCGCCTTGCCTCTCTGCTATTATGGCGGTGAGGCATTGCGACTTCATCGACCAGGAAGAGGTGTACAATTCTCACGACGAGGACATCGAAGAGGAAACCCTTGGTGACGGTAGTGACTCTCTTCTCAGCGCCTCCCGATTGAAGTACAACGGTAAAGGTCAGGCTTACGAGGAACAGATCGGGAATCCCGACGTTGATCACTTTCAAAAGCAATCGAATAATAGAAAGGAGACGGAGAACGAGACCGATGGCAAGCTGAAGAAGAGTTTCGGCGATGTTCGACGCTTTAGCGAGAACGAGATAAAAGAGAAGAAAACGATCAGGAATTACGAGACGTCTTACAACGCGAAGAACAGGACATCGAACGAGACGAAATCGAACAGGCAGACGGAGGGGTTTTCTCAGAGACACAGCTCCAAGTTCAGAAGCGAAGTGGAAAAGAGGAAACTCCTTCGTCGCTCGTCGAGTCACGATTACCTGGAGTCGAACACTTCCAGTCCGCGATCGAAAAGATCGAACAGAAGCAGAGTAGAGAGTCACATAAGGAAATTCGAGAGCCTGAATTCCTTCGACGAGCATCGAAGTCTTCAGAGTTACGGAAGACCCGGAAGCTCGGAAAATCTGAGCAAGCAGGAGCACCTGTTCGGCGAAGAGAATTTGAAAAACAGGATGCGTAGATCCGAGTCGTTCCACCACGTGTCTCACATCGCCAAGAAGGACCAGTGTTCCACGCAAGGAGGGAGCGACAGCGGTTTGTTCTACATCACGGACTTTAATCTCGAACCGCTGATGACGCGAAGATCAGGATCCAGCGAAGCCCCAAAGTCTCCCAGCCTGCTAACCAAATCTTTGGACAGAATCGACGAAGGTCTGGACTCGCTGGTCGATATCGTAATTACGGAAGAGAAGAATCAATGGAATTCGAGCAAGTATCGAACAAAAACGAGGAAGTCTCAGGACGAGAGGACCCTTGTTAGGTCGAAATCGAGCAGACTGGAAAACTCTAAAAGCTGCATAGAATTGGGTTCGAAAggtaggaaggaagaatcgaaGAGCATACATTTGAAGAATGACGAATTTTATTCTGGACACGTGAATAATAAGCAGCTGAGAAGCGACGAGCTGTACGAAGAGCAGAAAAATTCCAAATGGAATGAGCCGAGCTCCATCCGGAAGAATAACGAAATGGATTTCGACTGCACTCCGACGATTCTGACTAAAAATGGTATAAGACACAATTCGTTTTGTCAAAACGAGAATATGGCCAATAGATTCTCAAATAAATCGGTGGATTCGGGAATTTTCGCTGGACGAACTTACGATACGTTTGGACTTGGAAAGACCCGCTTTAATGCGGGGAAATATTCTGGAAACCAGCAGATTAAAGAGAACCCGATCGGAAGAAGAAATACAACCTCATCCGCTGTTGGAAATCGTGGAAAAGTCACTGACGTTGTTTCAGGACTTTACTAG